In Malus sylvestris chromosome 15, drMalSylv7.2, whole genome shotgun sequence, a single genomic region encodes these proteins:
- the LOC126602815 gene encoding geranylgeranyl pyrophosphate synthase, chloroplastic-like, protein MAMPAACAVEMIHTMTLIHDDLPCIDNDDLRRGKPTNHKVFGEDVAVLADDALLAFAFEHIAGSTVGVSPTRIIRAVGELAKSIGFEGLVAGQVVDKNSEGLSDLGIEQLEYIHLHKTAPLLECSVVLGSILGGGSDSEIEKQRTFARYIGLLFQVVDDILDVTKSSQELGKMAGKDLVADKVTYPKLLGNEKSSEFAEKLNKDAKEQLAGFDPEKAKLKTPLLYFRI, encoded by the exons ATGGCCATGCCAGCGGCCTGCGCCGTGGAGATGATCCACACCATGACGTTGATCCACGACGACTTGCCGTGTATTGACAATGACGACCTCCGCCGTGGAAAACCCACCAACCACAAGGTGTTCGGCGAGGACGTTGCCGTCTTAGCCGACGACGCGCTCTTGGCCTTCGCTTTCGAGCACATCGCCGGGTCCACCGTAGGCGTCTCGCCGACCCGAATCATCAGGGCGGTCGGGGAATTGGCCAAGTCAATTGGGTTCGAAGGGCTCGTGGCAGGGCAAGTGGTGGATAAAAACTCAGAGGGGTTGTCCGATTTGGGAATCGAACAGCTCGAATATATCCACCTCCACAAGACGGCGCCGTTGTTGGAGTGCTCGGTGGTTCTGGGGTCGATTCTGGGAGGTGGGTCGGATTCCGAAATCGAAAAGCAGCGGACTTTCGCAAGGTACATTGGATTGTTGTTTCAGGTTGTCGACGACATCCTCGATGTCACCAAATCGTCCCAGGAATTGGGAAAAATGGCGGGGAAGGATTTGGTGGCGGATAAGGTGACTTATCCGAAGCTATTGGGGAATGAAAAATCCAGTGAGTTTGCTGAGAAACTGAACAAGGATGCCAAGGAACAGCTCGCTGGTTTCGATCCCGAAAAG GCAAAACTAAAGACACCTTTGTTGTACTTTAGAATTTAA
- the LOC126604176 gene encoding UPF0496 protein At4g34320-like — MMGGKFSKNKGVDASGTPSPSPPQPHETLESNTNSQDTADLSSYEAACKLDPALQSFDVNLQQRTSRVIHSFSDGLEVRSLSLDSLKEVTDCLLDMNQEVVKLILECKKDIWKSKEMFSLVEEYFENSLQTLDFCTSLEQCLKRALNNQLIIQAAVRQFEEEVGAGADGNGCARTLKELRAFKAAGDPFTDEFFRLFQTVYKNQASMFEKLQLRKRKLDKKLKSVKAWRRVSNVIFVATFVSVLVFSVVAAAIAAPPLVTALAGALAVPIGSVGKWCNMLWNNYERGLKGQREIISSMQIGTFVTLKDLDSIRVLVDKFEIGIESLLQNADFAIREEGVAVKLVIDEIKKKLDVFVETIDNLSQHADKCSRNIRKARTVILQRIIRHPNQ; from the coding sequence ATGATGGGAGGAAAATTCAGTAAAAACAAGGGTGTTGATGCCTCAGGAACACCCTCACCATCACCCCCACAACCACATGAAACCCTTGAAAGCAATACCAATTCCCAGGACACTGCCGATTTGAGCTCCTACGAGGCAGCCTGTAAGCTTGATCCAGCCTTGCAATCGTTTGATGTCAATCTCCAGCAGCGGACAAGCCGTGTCATTCACTCGTTTTCAGATGGGCTGGAAGTTCGGTCCCTATCCCTTGACTCGCTCAAGGAGGTTACGGATTGTTTGCTCGACATGAACCAGGAAGTGGTCAAGTTGATTCTAGAATGCAAGAAGGATATATGGAAGAGTAAAGAAATGTTCTCTCTTGTAGAGGAATACTTTGAGAACAGTCTTCAAACATTGGACTTTTGTACTTCCCTCGAGCAGTGTCTTAAGCGTGCGCTCAATAACCAGCTGATAATTCAAGCTGCAGTTAGGCAGTTTGAGGAAGAAGTAGGGGCTGGGGCAGATGGGAATGGGTGTGCGAGAACCTTAAAAGAATTGAGGGCATTTAAGGCGGCTGGGGATCCTTTCACGGACGAGTTCTTTAGACTGTTTCAGACAGTTTATAAGAATCAGGCATCAATGTTTGAGAAACTGCAACTTCGTAAGAGAAAACTTGATAAGAAGTTGAAATCAGTGAAAGCTTGGAGGAGGGTGTCAAATGTTATTTTTGTTGCCACATTCGTCTCTGTATTGGTTTTCTCTGTAGTGGCAGCTGCCATTGCTGCACCACCACTTGTAACGGCCTTGGCAGGAGCGTTGGCTGTTCCAATAGGTTCAGTTGGAAAATGGTGTAATATGCTTTGGAATAACTACGAGAGGGGACTGAAAGGGCAGAGGGAGATAATCAGCTCAATGCAGATTGGAACGTTCGTTACATTGAAGGACCTGGACAGCATCCGAGTGCTTGTTGACAAATttgaaattgggattgaatCGCTGCTGCAAAATGCTGATTTTGCTATTAGAGAAGAGGGCGTAGCTGTGAAGCTAGTGATAGATGAGATCAAGAAAAAGCTTGATGTGTTCGTGGAAACCATTGATAATCTAAGCCAACATGCTGATAAGTGTAGCCGGAATATAAGGAAGGCAAGGACAGTGATTTTACAGAGAATAATTAGGCATCCCAACCAATGA